The Oncorhynchus nerka isolate Pitt River linkage group LG24, Oner_Uvic_2.0, whole genome shotgun sequence genome has a window encoding:
- the gpx7 gene encoding glutathione peroxidase 7, whose product MLSVLTLLLILFSLNEAKQKDLYTFKVVNSRGRLVSLEKYRGSVSLVVNVASDCGFTEDHYTDLQQLQRDFGPSHFNILAFPCNQFGQQEPGSDKDIDAFVRRVYGVSFPLFSKIAVVGTGANNAFKYLVEMSGKEPDWNFWKYLIDTDGKVVDAWGPSVSVKELRPKIAEMVRNIILKKKEEL is encoded by the exons ATGCTTTCCGTCCTCACATTGCTATTGATCTTGTTCAGTCTAAATGAGGCCAAACAGAAAGATTTGTACACTTTCAAAGTTGTTAATAGCAGAGGGAGATTAGTCTCTTTGGAAAAATACAGGGGTTCG GTGTCTCTTGTGGTGAATGTGGCCAGTGACTGTGGCTTCACTGAGGATCACTACACAGACCTTCAACAGCTGCAGAGGGACTTTGGGCCGTCCCACTTCAACATCCTGGCCTTCCCCTGCAACCAGTTTGGCCAGCAGGAGCCTGGCAGCGACAAGGACATTGACGCCTTTGTCCGGCGTGTCTACGgagtctccttccccctcttcagCAAGATTGCTGTGGTGGGCACCGGGGCCAACAATGCCTTCAAGTACCTTGTGG AGATGTCAGGAAAAGAGCCCGACTGGAACTTCTGGAAGTACCTCATCGATACAGATGGGAAAGTCGTGGATGCCTGGGGACCCAGTGTCTCTGTCAAAGAACTCCGACCTAAAATAGCTGAAATGGTACGGAATATCATCCTCAAGAAGAAAGAGGAACTTTAA